GTAAAAATTGTGAAGCTAGAAATAAGTTACAATAAAACGCCTAAGTTCGCCTGTATTTTCAGTAGTAATTTCGAACTGGATGGTTCGCAGCCTCCCTGAAAAAAGCAACGCGTGCGTGGATTCTGCCGAAGACCAATCCAAAAAGAAGTGAAAAGTGAACAAATAGCACAGTAATTCGAATTACTTTCTTCAATTAGTGCACATACGTACGTATTTATTGTCTGAAAATCAGAATCAGTGAGAATCCCAATGTTCTATCAGAATGAACGGTCATCATCGCAAGAGAAAGTGGCAAGCTGGGCGCGGTGAGGATCTCACCACCGACGACCGTATTGAGTTAATTGCCGAGTTGATGGCTAAACTAGACGGAGTCAATTTCGTCGCCGACTTTTTCCACATCCGTCGACTGAAACTGCTGTTCACCGACTGCCTGCCCGACCACAAGGAGCAGCTGCTACGCATTCTCATAGGCTGTGTGACCCGGCCCCCCAGCCTGGCCACAGCTAGCTACGCCCAAATTGTGAGTCTCCTCTCCAACGACTTTGATCTCCTGATGGTCGACTGCATCCGCGCCCTGATGGTGGTCCACCAGAAGGCACTCATCGATGGCAAGTGGGAGAAGGCGCGCGGCCTGGAGAGCTTCTTCGCCGAGCTATGCAAGTGACATAGCATAGAAGGGCCCTGGCTATGCAGTTTGATCACTGCACTGCCCCTGTTCGGACACGATACGTAATACATATCAAACTCTCGGTAAACAAAACATAGCATATTCAATAACACGACATTAACACACGAGCCTAACACACGAGCCAAATAAACGAAGAATCTAGGCAACGATATTGGTGCACTTTAAGGATTTGTTTTAGGTACTActcgtattattatttattcaacAGAAATTCCCCACCATCCAGCCCCGCAACCCACTCGACAATCCGTTTGAAGAACTCAGCGTCGACCAGCTCGACGATCCGCACATTCCCATTTTGTCATCTTCGCTGCAGCTAACCAGGGGCTCCATGGCCCCCAGGTAGATGGGCACCTGGAATCACACCACACAAAGGATGTGTGGGGAAATTATCCACATGCACATGCCCCTCTGTACTAACATCTTGGCTCACTCAAATTTCACAGTTTTATTTTGAAGAGTGAGAGGTTTTAGATTGGCTAACGACCCAACAAAATTTTGGATCAAGCTCAAACTGCCATTTGATTATGTTTATTAAACATACGAGTAAAATCTGCGTCCAACAAAGGGGGAGGCGGGGGTGTGCATTAAAGCTACTTGAAGAGCAGAGGCAACCTGCAGTGAGGCTCCGTCTGACTGGGATTGTCCGAATAGAGCGACATGGTCCTAGCGGTGAGATCGAAAATGCCAACGGCAATGGTTTTGACCACCTCATCACAGCTGCCATTCTCGCGCCACACGCAATACATTCCCCCAGAGACATCGCCCAGCATATGGCGCACATCCTGCTCGCTCGATGGCGGCTTGTAGGTGCCGAACGCCTGCATTCGCGATACGCTGGAGTCGACCATCAGAGCGTTGGCCTGATCCTGGCGTATGCGATCGAATCTAGGATCGAATCGAGAATTACTCAAGCTGCGCTAATGACTACTGGTAGATCACTGATTCACATGGTAGTTATGATTGCCCAAGGGTATCTCCTTGATGTTCAAAAGCGACTCATTCTTACGGTCTGGCGAAGGCGCCATCTCCAC
The Drosophila miranda strain MSH22 chromosome XL, D.miranda_PacBio2.1, whole genome shotgun sequence genome window above contains:
- the LOC117187463 gene encoding uncharacterized protein LOC117187463, whose translation is MNGHHRKRKWQAGRGEDLTTDDRIELIAELMAKLDGVNFVADFFHIRRLKLLFTDCLPDHKEQLLRILIGCVTRPPSLATASYAQIVSLLSNDFDLLMVDCIRALMVVHQKALIDGKWEKARGLESFFAELCK